A stretch of Triticum aestivum cultivar Chinese Spring chromosome 1D, IWGSC CS RefSeq v2.1, whole genome shotgun sequence DNA encodes these proteins:
- the LOC123176413 gene encoding gibberellin 2-beta-dioxygenase 3: MVAITVPISVDTIPLVKCANAAAAAVPSVDLSAPGAAAAVADACRGVGFFRATNHGVPAALAEALEERAAAFFALPHKDKLEASARPLGYGSKSIGCNGDVGWLEYILLSVGSGSVAAASLPPLLRAALEEYTDAVREVGARVLELMADGLGVAEEHRGVLRRMVAPDEADELVRVNHYPPCPCPLAAGQRGVTGFGEHTDPQIISVLRSNRTGGLQIMLPDGRWVPVAPDPDSLFVNVGDSLQVLTNGRFQSVKHRVVAPAEGQQSRLSVIYFGGPAPAQRIAPLPELMREGERSLYREFTWAEYKKAAYKSRLGDHRLGPFELPAAKEPNSSDQHSSSNAVQPPARAPPHVAPVY, from the exons ATGGTGGCGATCACGGTGCCCATCTCGGTGGACACGATCCCGCTGGTGAAATGCgcgaatgcggcggcggcggcggtgccgaGCGTCGACCTGTCGGCGCCGGGCGCTGCGGCGGCCGTCGCGGACGCGTGCCGCGGCGTGGGCTTCTTCAGGGCGACCAACCACGGCGTGCCGGCGGCCCTCGCGGAGGCGCTGGAGGAACGCGCCGCGGCCTTCTTCGCGCTGCCGCACAAGGACAAGCTGGAGGCGTCGGCGCGGCCCTTGGGCTACGGCAGCAAGAGCATCGGCTGCAACGGCGACGTGGGCTGGCTCGAGTACATCCTGCTCTCCGTCGGGTCTGgctcggtcgccgccgcctccctgccgccGCTGCTCCGGGCGGCGCTGGAGGAGTACACGGACGCGGTGCGGGAGGTGGGAGCGCGGGTGCTGGAGCTCATGGCGGATGGGCTCGGCGTCGCGGAGGAGCACCGCGGCGTGCTGCGGCGGATGGTGGCGCCGGACGAAGCCGACGAGTTGGTGCGCGTGAACCACTACCCGCCGTGCCCTTGCCCCCTGGCGGCGGGGCAGCGCGGCGTGACGGGGTTTGGGGAGCACACGGACCCGCAGATCATCTCCGTGCTCCGGTCCAACCGCACCGGGGGCCTCCAGATCATGCTCCCGGACGGCCGCTGGGTCCCCGTGGCCCCCGACCCCGATTCCCTCTTCGTCAATGTCGGGGACTCCCTCCAG GTGCTGACGAACGGGCGGTTCCAGAGCGTGAAGCACCGGGTGGTGGCGCCGGCGGAGGGGCAGCAGTCGCGGCTGTCGGTGATCTACTTCGgcgggccggcgccggcgcagCGGATCGCGCCGCTGCCGGAGCTGATGCGTGAGGGTGAGCGGAGCCTGTATAGGGAGTTCACCTGGGCCGAGTACAAGAAGGCCGCCTACAAGTCCCGCCTCGGCGACCACCGCCTCGGCCCCTTCGAGCTCCCAGCCGCCAAAGAACCCAACAGCTCCGACCAGCACAGCAGCAGCAACGCCGTCCAGCCGCCGGCGCGGGCGCCCCCTCACGTGGCACCAGTGTACTAG